A stretch of Astyanax mexicanus isolate ESR-SI-001 chromosome 21, AstMex3_surface, whole genome shotgun sequence DNA encodes these proteins:
- the chst10 gene encoding carbohydrate sulfotransferase 10, producing the protein MMRRHWLLVGACGWVLLILMFVSKFINFSFRIADDYGGRAEMLNWTYLSMKTVKPLPEQPVQKAASQPSPASSGGPTEADLSDWEAVTVQRLQLLSTVCRNSSLWNLTRTPLRKFVLDRIFVCDKHKILFCQTPKVGNTQWKKVLIVLNGKFSKVEEIPENVVHDHERNGLPRLSSMSDAEITERLHTYFKFFIVRDPFERLISAFKDKFVKNPRFEPWYKHNIAPAIIRKYRKSHRDTGESAGLHFEDFIRYLGDEPGRQHLDRQFGDHIIHWLTYTELCAPCDIAYNVVGHHETLERDAPYILKAAGIADLVSYPTIPPGITRYNQTKVVRYFSGISKRDVRRLYARYQGDFSLFGYHRPDFLMD; encoded by the exons ATGATGCGCCGGCACTGGCTGTTAGTTGGTGCTTGTGGATGGGTTCTGCTCATCCTTATGTTTGTCAGCAAGTTCATCAACTTCAGCTTCAGGATAGCAGATG ACTATGGGGGAAGGGCTGAAATGCTAAACTGGACCTATCTGTCCATGAAGACTGTGAAACCTCTGCCGGAGCAGCCTGTGCAGAAGGCAGCATCGCAGCCGTCTCCAGCA TCCTCAGGTGGTCCGACCGAAGCTGATCTGTCTGACTGGGAAGCGGTAACTGTGCAGCGCTTGCAGCTTTTGTCCACCGTTTGCAGGAACTCCTCTCTCTGGAACCTCACTCGAACTCCACTGCGCAAGTTTGTGCTCGACCGCATTTTTGTTTGTGACAAACACAAGATCCTTTTCTGCCAGACGCCCAAGGTGGGCAACACGCAATGGAAGAAGGTCCTCATTGTTCTTAATG GAAAGTTCTCCAAGGTTGAAGAGATACCCGAGAATGTGGTCCATGACCACGAGAGAAATGGTTTACCTCGACTGTCCTCTATGAGTGACGCAGAGATCACTGAAAG ATTACACACATACTTCAAGTTCTTCATTGTCCGAGATCCTTTCGAGCGTCTCATATCTGCCTTTAAGGACAAGTTTGTGAAGAACCCGCGCTTCGAGCCATGGTACAAGCACAACATAGCGCCTGCTATTATTCGCAAGTACCGTAAAAGTCACCGGGACACTGGTGAAAGTGCTGGGTTGCACTTTGAAGACTTTATCCGCTACTTGGGTGACGAGCCTGGCCGGCAGCACCTGGACCGGCAGTTTGGTGACCACATAATTCACTGGTTAACCTACACTGAACTTTGCGCTCCTTGTGACATCGCGTACAATGTGGTCGGGCACCACGAGACTCTTGAGCGGGACGCGCCGTACATTCTGAAAGCTGCTGGAATTGCAGATTTGGTCTCCTACCCAACTATCCCACCCGGGATAACACGTTACAACCAGACCAAGGTGGTGCGCTACTTCTCTGGGATCAGCAAGCGGGACGTTCGGCGTCTGTACGCTCGCTACCAGGGTGACTTTAGCCTGTTCGGCTACCACAGGCCAGATTTCCTGATGGACTAA